One genomic region from Candidatus Dormiibacterota bacterium encodes:
- the queG gene encoding tRNA epoxyqueuosine(34) reductase QueG codes for MDRDALRDQLLDEARARGFSSAGIASVRPFRRIRARALRAIDEGRMAGMTWYSPERVEASTDLGRRHPWARSLLALAWPYPPAAPPPPAPAAPGRPRGRVAAYACLTGPGGGAVDYHDHLATACDGLVAWLRERAGELRAHRFVDHGWAIDRAVAERAGIGFAGKNACLITREAGSYVLLAEVLLSLPLPPTPRSRRGCGHCGACLPACPTGAITAPGVIDSRRCISYLTIEHRGSIPVELRPLIGTWAFGCDLCQEACPVNARLAPAGLEAGAPSTATGPVPHPDLVECLELDDEEFRRRFRRTAVWRTGRAGLARNAAIALGNAGDPGALAPLRRAADADPDPVVREAASWAVARLQAV; via the coding sequence ATGGACCGCGACGCGCTCCGTGACCAGCTCCTCGACGAGGCGCGGGCACGGGGCTTCAGCAGCGCCGGGATCGCCTCGGTGCGCCCCTTCCGCCGGATCCGCGCCCGCGCCCTGCGGGCCATCGACGAGGGACGGATGGCGGGGATGACCTGGTACTCGCCGGAGCGGGTCGAGGCCTCCACCGACCTCGGCCGCCGCCATCCCTGGGCACGGTCGCTGCTCGCCCTCGCCTGGCCCTACCCCCCCGCCGCCCCGCCGCCACCCGCACCGGCGGCGCCGGGACGTCCCCGCGGCCGGGTCGCCGCCTACGCCTGCCTGACCGGCCCCGGGGGCGGCGCGGTCGACTACCACGACCATCTCGCCACCGCCTGCGACGGCCTCGTCGCCTGGCTGCGCGAGCGCGCCGGCGAGCTGCGCGCCCACCGTTTCGTCGACCATGGCTGGGCCATCGACCGGGCCGTCGCCGAGCGCGCCGGGATCGGCTTCGCGGGCAAGAACGCGTGCCTCATCACCCGCGAGGCGGGGTCGTACGTCCTCCTCGCCGAGGTGCTGCTCTCGCTGCCGCTGCCGCCCACCCCGCGGTCGCGGCGGGGATGCGGGCACTGCGGCGCCTGCCTGCCCGCCTGCCCCACCGGGGCGATCACCGCCCCCGGGGTGATCGACTCCCGGCGCTGCATCAGCTACCTGACCATCGAGCACCGTGGGTCGATCCCGGTCGAGCTGCGGCCGCTGATCGGCACCTGGGCGTTCGGCTGCGACCTCTGCCAGGAGGCCTGCCCGGTGAACGCGCGCCTGGCCCCGGCCGGGCTGGAGGCGGGCGCGCCCTCGACCGCGACCGGCCCGGTGCCGCACCCCGATCTCGTCGAGTGCCTCGAGCTCGACGACGAGGAGTTCCGGCGGCGCTTCCGCCGCACCGCGGTCTGGCGCACCGGGCGTGCCGGGCTGGCCCGCAACGCCGCCATCGCCCTCGGCAACGCCGGCGATCCCGGGGCGCTGGCGCCGCTGCGGCGGGCGGCGGACGCCGACCCCGACCCGGTGGTGCGCGAGGCGGCGAGCTGGGCGGTGGCCCGGCTCCAGGCCGTCTGA